The following coding sequences lie in one Drosophila bipectinata strain 14024-0381.07 chromosome XR, DbipHiC1v2, whole genome shotgun sequence genomic window:
- the RhoGAP15B gene encoding uncharacterized protein RhoGAP15B isoform X2, translating into MEQARPVPAPRRLYPELRPANYENIEIRPPSTNNITTTNNNNNSNNNNLKKLNINAENLHGNCSEKKLPAGGHNKLILQESNAVVDLQQPIYGPDANENVLEPEYAVPRPAPRQRQPPEPEPEAEEEVVPLRAMRAAPQVPPKPLNVPAVDQRFSVCSEMSTTSAATQGKGGEDREDSRYASNASLDCSESSQSGKFKSQSPGNLLRTLGTTSKLLGEAIGERITFKAKGAKKRLDKNFKSSTEAISNLSADASRSLKHAGKRFGSNFSLGRTKDKAGSPEGGAAGGEDELDRRQTIANTEVFSTIQFSSPLNRNGALPDLREQAKDKDQDPGQEECYEVPKSQQGKPPSYDEALRARPSPSASPMARNLAQEAAQRVQLRGHHPRQQQPAQNTSSSSSGNGDESPRLPMPAFPPPRLSQQSEQFRLEAASLQPPVRQKRRKNYEHIELRRPPVDSAELEQLNRAAELAEREESLLLSAKNLEAEANAPKPDRSDSWQFYGEEEDQDSDESSPEPVYANQEATYGKLFEMATAGSSRSNLLTPNPVTDQLACISEDSELGSESLEGAVGGAPLPQDLILEFDPLHSKCSTLSRSNKSNELLLLEHLLEEDTYGTIKREQDDVSMCTSEEEATACKSPPSQKQPQIVHQNAHLLSDSMENMLDSDQERMRDEERVKPYLSKVPESTSKGNVVVDLASSSRNRTNWFVAENSATGSSTSSSTAAATGKSSSNIEGDSPPTYLEAIGGSSKESSKDSESRNTIGSRFRQTINAFSNVKLKMDAMKRKASFRNQRQSDLKVALQMVPRPSLSPLLVRYEGPLVRFPTGVVEDILKEMQNRKAILRERQFQTFLDQEMKTPREVIPLESITTLQCVSNSRVTDTATHFYCFEITTSQPKNGNGAGDVMSSNPNLLMTSNSTGNVKQQRVSHLYGVGKESERGVWMQKILESLTNSLPVKYTCHYYRAGWCYLKNSITSEWSGTWLVLRKSQRRLIFVSESNGNVEKMDLRKARCIVLKESDESIDNLHVESGPMLMIDCPPYSVYMIMSSARETKIWRHIIREVAHNNGFSLGDQQLTRYDVPVIVDKCINFVYIHGSMSEGIYRKSGSENSMHKLMSAFRADAFNVEITRNEYNEHDVANVLKRFMRDLPERLLGKLTDSFVFVTELAVAAEKIPIYRELLARLSAIERETLRRIVNHLVFISSQQSKNKMSVQNLTMIWGPTLLAKKSDELIYSQKEADVLSDLILLYKNLFPCSAEEMKREQAMLACLQKYYAAAETLKDAVKQSGDIKIWISLNPNPDNTTEEKTQVNATISPTKTAYELCREYSAKMKLPTHQLTLYEVILNDSLERPLHHDTKVFDVILNWSYWPEEDRKHNYLMVRPVEMLREIQRAVKNMSTVTPGKELRFADSRTKTFKNLQCELRDGKIVVSKKDKNDKTTIVREIFLQSSTAYLGCERKRDFPWSWAITFVERTQAQIMRSRDAPFIGHVLAGSEWVDRTIWYSSIWYCLYGDNILPPAEIIIK; encoded by the exons ATGGAGCAGGCTCGTCCCGTTCCCGCTCCTCGTCGCCTCTACCCGGAACTGAGGCCCGCCAACTACGAAAACATTGAGATCCGGCCCCCCAGCACCAACAACATCAccacaaccaacaacaacaacaacagtaacAACAATAACCTCAAGAAACTGAACATCAATGCCGAGAATCTGCACGGGAACTGCTCGGAGAAGAAGCTGCCAGCTGGCGGACACAACAAGCTGATCCTCCAGGAGAGCAATGCCGTGGTGGACCTGCAGCAGCCGATCTACGGGCCAGATGCCAACGAGAATGTCCTGGAACCGGAGTATGCAGTGCCCCGGCCAGCACCGCGCCAACGACAGCCACCAGAACCGGAACCGGAAGCCGAGGAGGAGGTAGTGCCGCTGCGGGCGATGCGAGCGGCGCCACAAGTACCACCAAAGCCGCTGAACGTGCCAGCTGTGGATCAGCGGTTCTCCGTTTGCAGCGAAATGTCCACCACCAGCGCCGCCACCCAGGGCAAGGGGGGCGAGGATCGGGAGGACTCGCGGTATGCCTCGAACGCCTCACTGGACTGCAGCGAGAGCTCGCAGAGCGGCAAGTTCAAGTCGCAGTCACCCGG GAACCTGCTGCGAACCCTGGGCACCACCTCCAAGCTACTGGGCGAGGCCATCGGCGAGAGGATCACGTTCAAGGCCAAGGGAGCCAAGAAGCGGCTGGACAAGAACTTCAAGAGCTCCACGGAGGCGATCAGCAATCTCAGCGCCGACGCCAGCCGGAGTCTGAAGCACGCCGGCAAGCGGTTCGGCTCCAACTTCAGTCTGGGCAGGACCAAGGACAAGGCTGGATCACCCGAGGGCGGAGCAGCCGGAGGTGAAGACGAGCTGGACCGGCGGCAGACGATTGCCAACACGGAGGTATTCAGTACGATCCAGTTCTCCAGTCCCCTGAACCGGAACGGAGCTTTGCCCGATCTGCGGGAGCAGGCGAAGGACAAGGACCAGGATCCAGGTCAGGAAGAGTGCTATGAAGTGCCCAAGTCGCAGCAGGGCAAGCCGCCCAGCTACGATGAGGCGCTGAGGGCGCGTCCCTCGCCCAGTGCCTCGCCAATGGCCAGGAATCTCGCCCAGGAAGCGGCTCAACGAGTCCAGCTACGCGGCCACCATCCGAGGCAACAGCAGCCAGCCCAGAACACCAGCTCCTCCTCGTCGGGAAATGGAGACGAGTCCCCCAGATTGCCAATGCCAGCTTTTCCGCCACCCCGCCTCTCCCAGCAGTCGGAGCAGTTCCGCCTGGAAGCGGCATCCCTGCAGCCGCCAGTGAGGCAGAAGCGACGGAAAAATTACGAACACATAGAGCTGCGACGTCCTCCAGTGGACTCTGCCGAGCTGGAGCAACTGAATCGAGCCGCCGAGCTGGCGGAGCGTGAGGAGTCCCTGCTGTTATCCGCCAAAAATTTAGAGGCCGAGGCCAACGCCCCCAAACCGGATAGGAGTGATTCCTGGCAGTTCTACGGCGAAGAGGAGGACCAGGACTCGGACGAATCCTCGCCAGAACCGGTGTACGCCAATCAGGAGGCCACCTACGGCAAGCTCTTTGAAATGGCCACCGCCGGCAGCAGTCGCAGCAATCTCCTGACCCCCAACCCGGTCACCGACCAGCTCGCCTGCATCAGCGAGGACTCGGAACTGGGCAGCGAGTCCTTGGAGGGGGCTGTTGGCGGGGCACCGTTGCCCCAGGACCTCATACTGGAGTTCGACCCCCTGCATAGCAAATGCTCCACTCTGTCGCGCTCCAACAAAAGCAATGAGCTTTTGCTGCTGGAGCATCTGCTGGAGGAGGATACCTACGGAACCATCAAACGGGAACAGGACGACGTTAGCATGTGCACCTCCGAGGAGGAGGCCACCGCCTGCAAGAGCCCTCCGAGCCAAAAACAACCACAGATCGTCCACCAGAACGCCCATCTGTTGAGCGATAGTATGGAGAACATGCTGGACTCCGATCAGGAGAGGATGCGGGACGAGGAGAGGGTCAAACCATACCTGAGCAAGGTCCCGGAATCCACCAGCAAGGGAAACGTAGTCGTTGACCTGGCCAGCTCCTCCAGAAACCGCACCAATTGGTTTGTGGCTGAGAACTCCGCCACCGGCAGCTCCACCAGTTCCAGCACCGCCGCTGCCACTGGAAAGTCCTCGAGCAACATTGAGGGCGATAGTCCACCCACTTATCTAGAAGCCATTGGCGGCAGCTCTAAGGAGTCCAGCAAAGATTCAGAGAGCCGAAATACGATCGGCTCGCGGTTCAGGCAAACCATAAATGCCTTTTCGAATGTCAAGCTTAAGATGGACGCAATGAAACGGAAGGCCAGTTTCCGGAATCAGCGACAATCCGATCTAAAGGTAGCCCTCCAGATGGTACCACGACCCAGCTTGTCGCCGCTCCTGGTGCGCTACGAGGGTCCATTGGTGCGCTTTCCCACCGGCGTGGTGGAGGACATTCTTAAGGAGATGCAAAACCGCAAGGCCATACTGCGGGAGCGGCAATTCCAAACCTTCCTGGACCAGGAGATGAAAACGCCCAGGGAGGTGATACCTCTAGAATCTATCACTACTTTGCAGTGTGTCAGCAATAGCCGGGTCACCGATACAGCCACCCATTTCTATTGTTTCGAAATCACGACATCGCAGCCCAAAAATGGCAATGGAGCCGGCGATGTAATGTCCTCGAATCCGAATCTTCTGATGACCAGCAACTCGACGGGCAACGTCAAGCAGCAAAGAGTCTCCCATCTATATGGTGTAGGCAAGGAGTCTGAACGGGGCGTTTGGATGCAGAAGATTCTGGAAAGTCTCACCAATAGCCTGCCGGTGAAGTATACCTGCCATTATTATCGCGCCGGATGGTGTTACCTCAAG AACTCGATCACCTCTGAATGGAGCGGCACCTGGTTGGTACTTCGCAAGAGCCAGCGTCGTCTGATCTTCGTCAGTGAGTCCAATGGAAACGTCGAAAAAATGGATCTACGCAAAGCCCGATGTATAG TCCTCAAGGAAAGCGACGAATCCATCGACAACCTACACGTGGAAAGCGGACCTATGCTAATGATCGATTGCCCGCCGTACTCTGTGTACATGATTATGAGCTCGGCCCGAGAGACCAAGATCTGGCGACACATTATCCGCGAGGTAGCCCACAACAATGGCTTTTCTCTGGGAGATCAACAGCTTACCCGCTACGATGTGCCCGTGATCGTggataaatgtataaattttgtttacatACATGGCTCCATGTCGGAGGGTATATACCGCAAATCCGGTTCGGAGAACTCCATGCATAAGCTGATGAGCGCCTTCCGCGCGGATGCGTTCAATGTGGAGATAACCAGGAACGAGTACAACGAGCACGATGTGGCCAATGTGCTAAAGCGGTTTATGCGCGATCTGCCAGAGCGGTTGCTGGGCAAGCTAACTGATAGTTTTGTCTTTGTCACAGAACTGGCCGTGGCTGCAGAAAAGATTCCCATTTACCGTGAGCTGCTGGCCAGACTTTCGGCCATCGAAAGGGAAACGCTGCGTCGAATTGTCAACCATTTGGTGTTCATCAGCTCGCAACAGTCCAAGAACAAGATGAGTGTTCAGAACCTGACCATGATCTGGGGTCCCAcattgttggccaaaaag AGCGACGAACTGATTTATTCGCAAAAGGAGGCGGATGTCCTCAGCGACCTCATACTGCTCTACAAAAATCTATTTCCCTGCAGTGCGGAAGAAATG aAACGCGAGCAGGCCATGCTGGCATGCCTGCAAAAGTATTACGCCGCCGCCGAGACACTCAAGGATGCAGTGAAGCAGTCGGGTGACATTAAAATCTGGATCAGCCTGAATCCCAACCCGGATAATACCACAGAA GAAAAAACCCAGGTGAATGCCACCATTTCGCCCACCAAAACCGCCTACGAGCTGTGCCGTGAATATTCCGCGAAAATGAAATTGCCGACCCACCAGCTTACCCTGTACGAGGTGATTCTCAACGACAGCCTGGAACGCCCCCTGCATCACGACACCAAAGTGTTCGACGTGATCCTGAATTGGTCCTATTGGCCAGAGGAAGATCGCAAGCACAACTACCTGATGGTGCGTCCGGTGGAGATGCTGCGGGAGATCCAACGTGCCGTCAAGAATATGTCCACCGTGACACCTGGCAAGGAGCTGCGATTCGCCGACTCCAGAACTAAGACTTTCAAGAACCTGCAATGCGAGCTGAGAGATGGCAAGATTGTGGTTTCGAAAAAGGATAAGAACGACAAAACCACCATTGTGAGGGAGATCTTCCTGCAAAGCAGCACGGCGTACTTGGGATGCGAGCGGAAAAGGGACTTTCCGTGGAGCTGGGCCATCACCTTTGTGGAGCGCACGCAAGCGCAGATTATGAG ATCTCGCGATGCACCCTTCATCGGACATGTCCTGGCTGGCAGCGAGTGGGTGGATCGGACCATCTGGTACTCGAGTATCTGGTACTGCCTCTACGGGGACAACATCCTGCCACCAGCCGAGATCATCATCAAATAG
- the RhoGAP15B gene encoding uncharacterized protein RhoGAP15B isoform X1, which produces MEQARPVPAPRRLYPELRPANYENIEIRPPSTNNITTTNNNNNSNNNNLKKLNINAENLHGNCSEKKLPAGGHNKLILQESNAVVDLQQPIYGPDANENVLEPEYAVPRPAPRQRQPPEPEPEAEEEVVPLRAMRAAPQVPPKPLNVPAVDQRFSVCSEMSTTSAATQGKGGEDREDSRYASNASLDCSESSQSGKFKSQSPGYVDGVDSPSTSPSPLPDDPQTPEDGEPEDRPDHPTASQPESSSEKSASHDGQDSQEDEEDDKNLLRTLGTTSKLLGEAIGERITFKAKGAKKRLDKNFKSSTEAISNLSADASRSLKHAGKRFGSNFSLGRTKDKAGSPEGGAAGGEDELDRRQTIANTEVFSTIQFSSPLNRNGALPDLREQAKDKDQDPGQEECYEVPKSQQGKPPSYDEALRARPSPSASPMARNLAQEAAQRVQLRGHHPRQQQPAQNTSSSSSGNGDESPRLPMPAFPPPRLSQQSEQFRLEAASLQPPVRQKRRKNYEHIELRRPPVDSAELEQLNRAAELAEREESLLLSAKNLEAEANAPKPDRSDSWQFYGEEEDQDSDESSPEPVYANQEATYGKLFEMATAGSSRSNLLTPNPVTDQLACISEDSELGSESLEGAVGGAPLPQDLILEFDPLHSKCSTLSRSNKSNELLLLEHLLEEDTYGTIKREQDDVSMCTSEEEATACKSPPSQKQPQIVHQNAHLLSDSMENMLDSDQERMRDEERVKPYLSKVPESTSKGNVVVDLASSSRNRTNWFVAENSATGSSTSSSTAAATGKSSSNIEGDSPPTYLEAIGGSSKESSKDSESRNTIGSRFRQTINAFSNVKLKMDAMKRKASFRNQRQSDLKVALQMVPRPSLSPLLVRYEGPLVRFPTGVVEDILKEMQNRKAILRERQFQTFLDQEMKTPREVIPLESITTLQCVSNSRVTDTATHFYCFEITTSQPKNGNGAGDVMSSNPNLLMTSNSTGNVKQQRVSHLYGVGKESERGVWMQKILESLTNSLPVKYTCHYYRAGWCYLKNSITSEWSGTWLVLRKSQRRLIFVSESNGNVEKMDLRKARCIVLKESDESIDNLHVESGPMLMIDCPPYSVYMIMSSARETKIWRHIIREVAHNNGFSLGDQQLTRYDVPVIVDKCINFVYIHGSMSEGIYRKSGSENSMHKLMSAFRADAFNVEITRNEYNEHDVANVLKRFMRDLPERLLGKLTDSFVFVTELAVAAEKIPIYRELLARLSAIERETLRRIVNHLVFISSQQSKNKMSVQNLTMIWGPTLLAKKSDELIYSQKEADVLSDLILLYKNLFPCSAEEMKREQAMLACLQKYYAAAETLKDAVKQSGDIKIWISLNPNPDNTTEEKTQVNATISPTKTAYELCREYSAKMKLPTHQLTLYEVILNDSLERPLHHDTKVFDVILNWSYWPEEDRKHNYLMVRPVEMLREIQRAVKNMSTVTPGKELRFADSRTKTFKNLQCELRDGKIVVSKKDKNDKTTIVREIFLQSSTAYLGCERKRDFPWSWAITFVERTQAQIMRSRDAPFIGHVLAGSEWVDRTIWYSSIWYCLYGDNILPPAEIIIK; this is translated from the exons ATGGAGCAGGCTCGTCCCGTTCCCGCTCCTCGTCGCCTCTACCCGGAACTGAGGCCCGCCAACTACGAAAACATTGAGATCCGGCCCCCCAGCACCAACAACATCAccacaaccaacaacaacaacaacagtaacAACAATAACCTCAAGAAACTGAACATCAATGCCGAGAATCTGCACGGGAACTGCTCGGAGAAGAAGCTGCCAGCTGGCGGACACAACAAGCTGATCCTCCAGGAGAGCAATGCCGTGGTGGACCTGCAGCAGCCGATCTACGGGCCAGATGCCAACGAGAATGTCCTGGAACCGGAGTATGCAGTGCCCCGGCCAGCACCGCGCCAACGACAGCCACCAGAACCGGAACCGGAAGCCGAGGAGGAGGTAGTGCCGCTGCGGGCGATGCGAGCGGCGCCACAAGTACCACCAAAGCCGCTGAACGTGCCAGCTGTGGATCAGCGGTTCTCCGTTTGCAGCGAAATGTCCACCACCAGCGCCGCCACCCAGGGCAAGGGGGGCGAGGATCGGGAGGACTCGCGGTATGCCTCGAACGCCTCACTGGACTGCAGCGAGAGCTCGCAGAGCGGCAAGTTCAAGTCGCAGTCACCCGGGTACGTAGACGGCGTAGATTCGCCATCGACCTCGCCATCGCCATTGCCGGATGATCCACAGACTCCGGAGGATGGGGAACCGGAGGATCGTCCAGATCATCCAACCGCCAGCCAGCCAGAGTCGTCGTCCGAAAAGTCCGCCAGCCACGATGGCCAAGATTCCCAAGAAGATGAGGAGGATGACAA GAACCTGCTGCGAACCCTGGGCACCACCTCCAAGCTACTGGGCGAGGCCATCGGCGAGAGGATCACGTTCAAGGCCAAGGGAGCCAAGAAGCGGCTGGACAAGAACTTCAAGAGCTCCACGGAGGCGATCAGCAATCTCAGCGCCGACGCCAGCCGGAGTCTGAAGCACGCCGGCAAGCGGTTCGGCTCCAACTTCAGTCTGGGCAGGACCAAGGACAAGGCTGGATCACCCGAGGGCGGAGCAGCCGGAGGTGAAGACGAGCTGGACCGGCGGCAGACGATTGCCAACACGGAGGTATTCAGTACGATCCAGTTCTCCAGTCCCCTGAACCGGAACGGAGCTTTGCCCGATCTGCGGGAGCAGGCGAAGGACAAGGACCAGGATCCAGGTCAGGAAGAGTGCTATGAAGTGCCCAAGTCGCAGCAGGGCAAGCCGCCCAGCTACGATGAGGCGCTGAGGGCGCGTCCCTCGCCCAGTGCCTCGCCAATGGCCAGGAATCTCGCCCAGGAAGCGGCTCAACGAGTCCAGCTACGCGGCCACCATCCGAGGCAACAGCAGCCAGCCCAGAACACCAGCTCCTCCTCGTCGGGAAATGGAGACGAGTCCCCCAGATTGCCAATGCCAGCTTTTCCGCCACCCCGCCTCTCCCAGCAGTCGGAGCAGTTCCGCCTGGAAGCGGCATCCCTGCAGCCGCCAGTGAGGCAGAAGCGACGGAAAAATTACGAACACATAGAGCTGCGACGTCCTCCAGTGGACTCTGCCGAGCTGGAGCAACTGAATCGAGCCGCCGAGCTGGCGGAGCGTGAGGAGTCCCTGCTGTTATCCGCCAAAAATTTAGAGGCCGAGGCCAACGCCCCCAAACCGGATAGGAGTGATTCCTGGCAGTTCTACGGCGAAGAGGAGGACCAGGACTCGGACGAATCCTCGCCAGAACCGGTGTACGCCAATCAGGAGGCCACCTACGGCAAGCTCTTTGAAATGGCCACCGCCGGCAGCAGTCGCAGCAATCTCCTGACCCCCAACCCGGTCACCGACCAGCTCGCCTGCATCAGCGAGGACTCGGAACTGGGCAGCGAGTCCTTGGAGGGGGCTGTTGGCGGGGCACCGTTGCCCCAGGACCTCATACTGGAGTTCGACCCCCTGCATAGCAAATGCTCCACTCTGTCGCGCTCCAACAAAAGCAATGAGCTTTTGCTGCTGGAGCATCTGCTGGAGGAGGATACCTACGGAACCATCAAACGGGAACAGGACGACGTTAGCATGTGCACCTCCGAGGAGGAGGCCACCGCCTGCAAGAGCCCTCCGAGCCAAAAACAACCACAGATCGTCCACCAGAACGCCCATCTGTTGAGCGATAGTATGGAGAACATGCTGGACTCCGATCAGGAGAGGATGCGGGACGAGGAGAGGGTCAAACCATACCTGAGCAAGGTCCCGGAATCCACCAGCAAGGGAAACGTAGTCGTTGACCTGGCCAGCTCCTCCAGAAACCGCACCAATTGGTTTGTGGCTGAGAACTCCGCCACCGGCAGCTCCACCAGTTCCAGCACCGCCGCTGCCACTGGAAAGTCCTCGAGCAACATTGAGGGCGATAGTCCACCCACTTATCTAGAAGCCATTGGCGGCAGCTCTAAGGAGTCCAGCAAAGATTCAGAGAGCCGAAATACGATCGGCTCGCGGTTCAGGCAAACCATAAATGCCTTTTCGAATGTCAAGCTTAAGATGGACGCAATGAAACGGAAGGCCAGTTTCCGGAATCAGCGACAATCCGATCTAAAGGTAGCCCTCCAGATGGTACCACGACCCAGCTTGTCGCCGCTCCTGGTGCGCTACGAGGGTCCATTGGTGCGCTTTCCCACCGGCGTGGTGGAGGACATTCTTAAGGAGATGCAAAACCGCAAGGCCATACTGCGGGAGCGGCAATTCCAAACCTTCCTGGACCAGGAGATGAAAACGCCCAGGGAGGTGATACCTCTAGAATCTATCACTACTTTGCAGTGTGTCAGCAATAGCCGGGTCACCGATACAGCCACCCATTTCTATTGTTTCGAAATCACGACATCGCAGCCCAAAAATGGCAATGGAGCCGGCGATGTAATGTCCTCGAATCCGAATCTTCTGATGACCAGCAACTCGACGGGCAACGTCAAGCAGCAAAGAGTCTCCCATCTATATGGTGTAGGCAAGGAGTCTGAACGGGGCGTTTGGATGCAGAAGATTCTGGAAAGTCTCACCAATAGCCTGCCGGTGAAGTATACCTGCCATTATTATCGCGCCGGATGGTGTTACCTCAAG AACTCGATCACCTCTGAATGGAGCGGCACCTGGTTGGTACTTCGCAAGAGCCAGCGTCGTCTGATCTTCGTCAGTGAGTCCAATGGAAACGTCGAAAAAATGGATCTACGCAAAGCCCGATGTATAG TCCTCAAGGAAAGCGACGAATCCATCGACAACCTACACGTGGAAAGCGGACCTATGCTAATGATCGATTGCCCGCCGTACTCTGTGTACATGATTATGAGCTCGGCCCGAGAGACCAAGATCTGGCGACACATTATCCGCGAGGTAGCCCACAACAATGGCTTTTCTCTGGGAGATCAACAGCTTACCCGCTACGATGTGCCCGTGATCGTggataaatgtataaattttgtttacatACATGGCTCCATGTCGGAGGGTATATACCGCAAATCCGGTTCGGAGAACTCCATGCATAAGCTGATGAGCGCCTTCCGCGCGGATGCGTTCAATGTGGAGATAACCAGGAACGAGTACAACGAGCACGATGTGGCCAATGTGCTAAAGCGGTTTATGCGCGATCTGCCAGAGCGGTTGCTGGGCAAGCTAACTGATAGTTTTGTCTTTGTCACAGAACTGGCCGTGGCTGCAGAAAAGATTCCCATTTACCGTGAGCTGCTGGCCAGACTTTCGGCCATCGAAAGGGAAACGCTGCGTCGAATTGTCAACCATTTGGTGTTCATCAGCTCGCAACAGTCCAAGAACAAGATGAGTGTTCAGAACCTGACCATGATCTGGGGTCCCAcattgttggccaaaaag AGCGACGAACTGATTTATTCGCAAAAGGAGGCGGATGTCCTCAGCGACCTCATACTGCTCTACAAAAATCTATTTCCCTGCAGTGCGGAAGAAATG aAACGCGAGCAGGCCATGCTGGCATGCCTGCAAAAGTATTACGCCGCCGCCGAGACACTCAAGGATGCAGTGAAGCAGTCGGGTGACATTAAAATCTGGATCAGCCTGAATCCCAACCCGGATAATACCACAGAA GAAAAAACCCAGGTGAATGCCACCATTTCGCCCACCAAAACCGCCTACGAGCTGTGCCGTGAATATTCCGCGAAAATGAAATTGCCGACCCACCAGCTTACCCTGTACGAGGTGATTCTCAACGACAGCCTGGAACGCCCCCTGCATCACGACACCAAAGTGTTCGACGTGATCCTGAATTGGTCCTATTGGCCAGAGGAAGATCGCAAGCACAACTACCTGATGGTGCGTCCGGTGGAGATGCTGCGGGAGATCCAACGTGCCGTCAAGAATATGTCCACCGTGACACCTGGCAAGGAGCTGCGATTCGCCGACTCCAGAACTAAGACTTTCAAGAACCTGCAATGCGAGCTGAGAGATGGCAAGATTGTGGTTTCGAAAAAGGATAAGAACGACAAAACCACCATTGTGAGGGAGATCTTCCTGCAAAGCAGCACGGCGTACTTGGGATGCGAGCGGAAAAGGGACTTTCCGTGGAGCTGGGCCATCACCTTTGTGGAGCGCACGCAAGCGCAGATTATGAG ATCTCGCGATGCACCCTTCATCGGACATGTCCTGGCTGGCAGCGAGTGGGTGGATCGGACCATCTGGTACTCGAGTATCTGGTACTGCCTCTACGGGGACAACATCCTGCCACCAGCCGAGATCATCATCAAATAG